One region of Vibrio pelagius genomic DNA includes:
- the rpsO gene encoding 30S ribosomal protein S15, with product MSLNAETKAAIVAEYARSEGDTGSPEVQVALLTASINHLQGHFKAHKGDHHSRRGLLRMVSSRRKLLDYLKGKDLGRYQELIKRLGLRR from the coding sequence ATGTCTCTGAATGCAGAAACTAAAGCAGCAATCGTTGCAGAATACGCGCGCTCTGAAGGCGACACAGGTTCACCAGAAGTACAAGTAGCTCTACTTACTGCTTCTATCAACCACCTACAAGGTCACTTCAAAGCTCACAAAGGCGATCACCACAGCCGTCGTGGTCTTCTACGTATGGTTTCTAGCCGTCGTAAGCTTCTAGACTACCTAAAAGGTAAAGATCTTGGTCGTTACCAAGAGCTTATCAAGCGTCTAGGTCTACGTCGCTAA